In Notamacropus eugenii isolate mMacEug1 chromosome 1, mMacEug1.pri_v2, whole genome shotgun sequence, one genomic interval encodes:
- the GLIS2 gene encoding zinc finger protein GLIS2 isoform X2, giving the protein MHSLDEPLDLKLSISKLRAAREKQEWALGGVRHRTLHRELGLVDDGPAPASPGSPPSVLGHPDFLPSHSGFLLNPKFPDKGEGRFSAAPLVDLSLSPPSGLDSPSGSTSLSPERQGNGDLPPTPAAHDFQSLRYIDGVPSSFQFFLPLSSGGALHLPSSSFLTPPKEKCLSPDVPLQKQLVCRWAKCNQLFDLLQDLVDHVNDFHVKPEKEAGYCCHWEGCARHGRGFNARYKMLIHIRTHTNEKPHRCPTCNKSFSRLENLKIHNRSHTGEKPYICPYEGCNKRYSNSSDRFKHTRTHYVDKPYYCKMPGCHKRYTDPSSLRKHIKAHGHFVSHEQQELLKLRPPPKPQLPTPDSPYVSGAQIIIPNPAALFGGPGLPALPASLPLPLAPAPLDLSTLACGGGSGVGPGLPGPVLPLNLAKNPLLPSPFGASGLSLPVVSLLAGSAGGKAEGEKGRGVVGAKALGTEGRKIPGERTEGGRARSGPDGLSLLPGTVLDLSTGVNSAASPEALPPGWVVIPPGSVLLKPAVVN; this is encoded by the exons ATGCACTCTTTGGACGAGCCGCTGGATCTGAAGCTGAGCATCTCCAAACTTCGAGCAGCGCGAGAAAAGCAGGAGTGGGCTCTGGGGGGTGTCCGCCACCGGACCCTGCACCGGGAGCTAGGCTTGGTAGATGATGGCCCTGCCCCCGCATCCCCTGGATCCCCTCCTTCAG TCTTAGGCCACCCTGatttcctcccctcccactcAGGATTCCTGCTGAACCCCAAGTTCCCTGACAAGGGGGAAGGCCGCTTCTCAGCAGCACCGCTAGTGGATCTAAGTCTGTCTCCCCCATCAGGACTGGACTCTCCCAGCGGCAGCACCTCCCTGTCTCCTGAGCGCCAGGGTAATGGGGACCTGCCTCCAACTCCTGCTGCCCAT GACTTCCAGTCTCTCCGTTACATTGATGGAGTTCCCAGTTCCTTCCAGTTTTTCTTGCCACTGAGTTCGGGGGGTGCACTGcatctcccctcctcttccttccttaccCCACCCAAGGAGAAGTGCCTCTCTCCAGATGTGCCCCTGCAAAAGCAACTTGTCTGTCGCTGGGCCAAG TGTAACCAGCTCTTTGACCTGCTGCAAGACCTAGTGGACCACGTCAATGATTTCCATGTCAAACCTGAGAAGGAGGCTGGTTACTGTTGCCACTGGGAGGGCTGTGCCCGCCATGGCCGGGGTTTCAATGCTAG GTACAAGATGCTGATCCACATCCGGACTCACACTAATGAGAAGCCACATCGATGTCCCACCTGTAACAAGAGCTTTTCTCGCCTGGAGAACCTGAAGATTCACAACCGATCACACACAG GGGAGAAGCCGTACATCTGCCCTTATGAGGGCTGCAACAAGCGTTACTCTAATTCAAGTGACCGCTTCAAGCACACACGCACCCACTACGTGGACAAGCCCTACTACTGCAAGATGCCCGGCTGCCACAAACGCTACACAGACCCCAGCTCCCTGCGCAAACACATTAAGGCCCATGGCCACTTCGTCTCCCACGAGCAGCAGGAGCTGCTCAAGCTCCGACCACCCCCAAAGCCACAGCTGCCCACCCCAGACAGCCCCTACGTCAGTGGGGCACAGATCATCATCCCCAACCCTGCTGCACTCTTTGGGGGCCCGGGCCTACCCGCTCTGCCTGCCTCCTTGCCCTTGCCCTTGGCACCTGCCCCCCTTGATCTCAGCACCCTGGCCTGTGGTGGGGGCAGTGGTGTAGGGCCTGGTCTTCCGGGCCCTGTACTTCCCCTCAACTTGGCTAAGAACCCACTGCTGCCCTCCCCCTTTGGAGCTAGTGGGCTGAGCCTGCCTGTTGTCTCTCTCCTTGCGGGCTCTGCAGGGGGCAAGGCTGAAGGTGAAAAGGGGCGAGGGGTTGTGGGTGCCAAGGCTCTTGGCACGGAAGGCCGCAAGATTCCAGGGGAGAGGACTGAGGGTGGCCGTGCTCGGTCTGGTCCAGATGGACTTTCCCtgctgccaggcactgtgctggaccTATCTACAGGTGTGAACTCTGCAGCTAGTCCAGAGGCACTACCTCCTGGCTGGGTGGTCATCCCACCAGGTTCTGTGTTACTCAAGCCAGCTGTGGTGAACTGA
- the GLIS2 gene encoding zinc finger protein GLIS2 isoform X1: MHSLDEPLDLKLSISKLRAAREKQEWALGGVRHRTLHRELGLVDDGPAPASPGSPPSGFLLNPKFPDKGEGRFSAAPLVDLSLSPPSGLDSPSGSTSLSPERQGNGDLPPTPAAHDFQSLRYIDGVPSSFQFFLPLSSGGALHLPSSSFLTPPKEKCLSPDVPLQKQLVCRWAKCNQLFDLLQDLVDHVNDFHVKPEKEAGYCCHWEGCARHGRGFNARYKMLIHIRTHTNEKPHRCPTCNKSFSRLENLKIHNRSHTGEKPYICPYEGCNKRYSNSSDRFKHTRTHYVDKPYYCKMPGCHKRYTDPSSLRKHIKAHGHFVSHEQQELLKLRPPPKPQLPTPDSPYVSGAQIIIPNPAALFGGPGLPALPASLPLPLAPAPLDLSTLACGGGSGVGPGLPGPVLPLNLAKNPLLPSPFGASGLSLPVVSLLAGSAGGKAEGEKGRGVVGAKALGTEGRKIPGERTEGGRARSGPDGLSLLPGTVLDLSTGVNSAASPEALPPGWVVIPPGSVLLKPAVVN; this comes from the exons ATGCACTCTTTGGACGAGCCGCTGGATCTGAAGCTGAGCATCTCCAAACTTCGAGCAGCGCGAGAAAAGCAGGAGTGGGCTCTGGGGGGTGTCCGCCACCGGACCCTGCACCGGGAGCTAGGCTTGGTAGATGATGGCCCTGCCCCCGCATCCCCTGGATCCCCTCCTTCAG GATTCCTGCTGAACCCCAAGTTCCCTGACAAGGGGGAAGGCCGCTTCTCAGCAGCACCGCTAGTGGATCTAAGTCTGTCTCCCCCATCAGGACTGGACTCTCCCAGCGGCAGCACCTCCCTGTCTCCTGAGCGCCAGGGTAATGGGGACCTGCCTCCAACTCCTGCTGCCCAT GACTTCCAGTCTCTCCGTTACATTGATGGAGTTCCCAGTTCCTTCCAGTTTTTCTTGCCACTGAGTTCGGGGGGTGCACTGcatctcccctcctcttccttccttaccCCACCCAAGGAGAAGTGCCTCTCTCCAGATGTGCCCCTGCAAAAGCAACTTGTCTGTCGCTGGGCCAAG TGTAACCAGCTCTTTGACCTGCTGCAAGACCTAGTGGACCACGTCAATGATTTCCATGTCAAACCTGAGAAGGAGGCTGGTTACTGTTGCCACTGGGAGGGCTGTGCCCGCCATGGCCGGGGTTTCAATGCTAG GTACAAGATGCTGATCCACATCCGGACTCACACTAATGAGAAGCCACATCGATGTCCCACCTGTAACAAGAGCTTTTCTCGCCTGGAGAACCTGAAGATTCACAACCGATCACACACAG GGGAGAAGCCGTACATCTGCCCTTATGAGGGCTGCAACAAGCGTTACTCTAATTCAAGTGACCGCTTCAAGCACACACGCACCCACTACGTGGACAAGCCCTACTACTGCAAGATGCCCGGCTGCCACAAACGCTACACAGACCCCAGCTCCCTGCGCAAACACATTAAGGCCCATGGCCACTTCGTCTCCCACGAGCAGCAGGAGCTGCTCAAGCTCCGACCACCCCCAAAGCCACAGCTGCCCACCCCAGACAGCCCCTACGTCAGTGGGGCACAGATCATCATCCCCAACCCTGCTGCACTCTTTGGGGGCCCGGGCCTACCCGCTCTGCCTGCCTCCTTGCCCTTGCCCTTGGCACCTGCCCCCCTTGATCTCAGCACCCTGGCCTGTGGTGGGGGCAGTGGTGTAGGGCCTGGTCTTCCGGGCCCTGTACTTCCCCTCAACTTGGCTAAGAACCCACTGCTGCCCTCCCCCTTTGGAGCTAGTGGGCTGAGCCTGCCTGTTGTCTCTCTCCTTGCGGGCTCTGCAGGGGGCAAGGCTGAAGGTGAAAAGGGGCGAGGGGTTGTGGGTGCCAAGGCTCTTGGCACGGAAGGCCGCAAGATTCCAGGGGAGAGGACTGAGGGTGGCCGTGCTCGGTCTGGTCCAGATGGACTTTCCCtgctgccaggcactgtgctggaccTATCTACAGGTGTGAACTCTGCAGCTAGTCCAGAGGCACTACCTCCTGGCTGGGTGGTCATCCCACCAGGTTCTGTGTTACTCAAGCCAGCTGTGGTGAACTGA